The following are encoded together in the Vibrio splendidus genome:
- a CDS encoding ABC transporter substrate-binding protein yields MYKNKITQALLLGAGLAVAATSTLSIAAEVPAGTELAKVQELVRGNGTEVATIDPHKSQGVPESHVIRDLLEGLVNQDGEGNTIPGVAESWETTDNKTFTFHLRKDAKWSNGDPVTAEDFVYSWQRAVDPATASPYAWYMEYTKMVNAKDIVAGKKDKSELGVKAVDANTLVIELETAVPYFVMMMGHTTVKPVHKATVEKYGDQWTKPDHFVGNGAFAVDKWVVNERLVLKRNDQYWNNDKTVLNKVTFLPIENQVAEMNRFLSGEIDFTNELPVEHFKRLKKEHAEDVSVAGNLCTYYYIFNTKKAPFDDVRVRKAISYAIDRNIVSDAILAQGQKPAYFLTPEITAGFNPELPAYGKMSQKERNEEAARLLEEAGYGKDNPLNFNLLYNTSENHKKIAVALGSMWKKTLGLKVTLENQEWKTYLSSKDSGDFEVARAGWCGDYNEASSFLTLMKSNNTTGGVHYDSAEYDQIIDKALNSTSAEEREALYLEAEALMSKDMPIAPIYQYVKSRLLNPHVGGFPTNNAEDKIFSKDLYIKAQ; encoded by the coding sequence ATGTACAAGAATAAAATCACTCAGGCCCTTCTTCTAGGTGCTGGTTTGGCAGTGGCTGCCACTTCTACTCTTTCTATCGCTGCTGAAGTTCCAGCAGGCACAGAACTAGCAAAAGTTCAGGAACTTGTTCGCGGTAACGGTACTGAAGTTGCGACTATCGACCCACACAAATCTCAAGGTGTACCAGAATCTCACGTAATTCGTGATCTTCTAGAAGGTCTAGTGAACCAAGATGGCGAAGGTAATACAATCCCAGGTGTAGCCGAAAGCTGGGAAACGACGGACAACAAAACATTCACTTTCCACCTACGTAAAGATGCAAAATGGTCTAACGGCGATCCTGTAACAGCTGAAGATTTCGTTTACAGCTGGCAACGTGCAGTCGATCCTGCCACTGCTTCTCCATATGCTTGGTACATGGAATATACCAAGATGGTGAATGCGAAAGACATCGTAGCGGGTAAGAAAGACAAGAGTGAGCTAGGCGTTAAAGCTGTAGATGCGAACACACTTGTTATTGAATTAGAAACAGCGGTTCCATACTTCGTAATGATGATGGGCCACACAACAGTTAAGCCTGTACATAAAGCAACTGTTGAAAAGTACGGTGACCAATGGACTAAGCCAGATCACTTTGTTGGTAATGGTGCATTTGCTGTTGATAAATGGGTTGTTAACGAACGCCTAGTACTTAAGCGTAACGACCAATACTGGAACAATGATAAGACTGTTCTAAACAAAGTAACGTTCCTACCAATCGAAAACCAAGTAGCGGAAATGAACCGTTTCCTATCTGGTGAAATCGACTTCACAAACGAACTTCCAGTAGAGCATTTCAAACGTCTTAAGAAAGAACACGCGGAAGATGTATCTGTAGCGGGTAACCTATGTACTTACTACTACATCTTTAACACTAAGAAAGCACCATTTGATGATGTTCGTGTACGTAAGGCTATCTCTTACGCAATTGACCGTAATATCGTAAGTGACGCAATCCTAGCACAAGGTCAAAAACCAGCTTACTTCCTAACACCTGAAATCACTGCTGGCTTTAACCCTGAACTTCCTGCTTACGGCAAGATGTCTCAAAAAGAACGTAATGAAGAAGCTGCTCGTCTTCTTGAAGAAGCGGGTTACGGTAAAGACAATCCACTTAACTTCAACCTACTTTACAACACGTCTGAAAACCATAAGAAGATTGCTGTAGCGCTAGGTTCTATGTGGAAGAAAACTCTAGGCCTTAAAGTAACGCTTGAAAACCAAGAGTGGAAAACTTACCTATCTTCTAAAGATTCAGGTGATTTCGAAGTAGCACGTGCTGGTTGGTGTGGTGACTACAACGAAGCGTCGTCATTCCTAACGCTAATGAAGAGTAACAACACTACCGGTGGTGTTCACTACGATAGTGCTGAGTACGACCAAATCATTGATAAAGCACTTAACTCTACATCAGCAGAAGAGCGTGAAGCACTTTACCTAGAAGCTGAGGCGTTAATGTCTAAAGACATGCCTATCGCACCTATCTACCAATACGTGAAATCACGTCTACTAAATCCGCACGTTGGTGGCTTCCCTACTAACAACGCGGAAGATAAGATCTTCTCGAAAGACTTATACATCAAAGCTCAATAA
- the moaE gene encoding molybdopterin synthase catalytic subunit MoaE, which yields MNDSRVIDPRVLVTAEDFSVGGEYDYLAQGTAAGAVVTFVGKVRDMNLGDNVIGLSLEHYPGMTEKSLSEICDQAEARWPIQKMRVIHRVGDLDIGDQIVYVGVSSAHRGAAFEACEFVMDFLKTKAPFWKKERTTEATRWVDSRDSDAKAAERWKK from the coding sequence ATGAATGACTCTCGAGTTATTGATCCAAGAGTATTGGTTACTGCTGAAGACTTTTCTGTGGGTGGCGAATACGATTATCTAGCTCAAGGTACGGCTGCGGGAGCGGTTGTGACGTTTGTTGGTAAAGTTCGCGACATGAACCTTGGCGACAACGTGATTGGTTTGTCTCTAGAGCATTATCCGGGTATGACAGAGAAGTCGCTGAGTGAGATCTGTGATCAAGCTGAAGCCCGCTGGCCTATCCAAAAGATGCGAGTGATTCACCGCGTTGGTGACCTAGATATCGGTGACCAGATTGTTTACGTTGGTGTATCCAGTGCACATCGTGGCGCTGCCTTCGAAGCGTGTGAGTTTGTTATGGATTTTCTGAAAACCAAAGCGCCGTTTTGGAAAAAAGAACGTACTACTGAGGCGACTCGTTGGGTTGACTCTCGAGACTCCGACGCGAAAGCAGCGGAGCGTTGGAAGAAGTAA
- the moaD gene encoding molybdopterin synthase sulfur carrier subunit, with amino-acid sequence MITVLFFAQTRELVGVDSLEIDAQYNTIEAIRSHLVTNEGKWDIALEEGKLLAALNQSIVPLTTEVKDGDEVAFFPPVTGG; translated from the coding sequence ATGATTACGGTACTTTTCTTTGCACAAACTCGTGAACTTGTTGGTGTTGATAGCCTAGAGATCGATGCGCAATACAATACTATTGAAGCGATTCGCAGCCACCTTGTAACAAATGAAGGCAAATGGGATATCGCATTGGAAGAGGGCAAGCTGCTGGCAGCACTCAACCAATCAATTGTACCTTTGACGACTGAAGTGAAAGACGGCGACGAAGTGGCTTTCTTCCCACCAGTTACTGGAGGTTAA
- the moaC gene encoding cyclic pyranopterin monophosphate synthase MoaC produces MSQFTHINASGEANMVDVSAKAETVREARAEAFVQMSAETLELIVSGSHHKGDVFATARIAGIQAAKKTWDLIPLCHPLLLTKVEVQLEAIESENKVRIESVCKLAGKTGVEMEALTAASVAALTIYDMCKAVQKDIVIENVRLLEKTGGKSGHFKVES; encoded by the coding sequence ATGAGCCAATTTACACACATTAACGCGTCTGGCGAAGCGAACATGGTCGATGTATCGGCAAAAGCAGAGACAGTTCGTGAGGCGAGAGCAGAAGCTTTCGTTCAAATGTCAGCAGAAACGCTAGAGCTGATTGTTTCTGGCAGCCACCATAAAGGTGATGTTTTCGCAACGGCACGTATTGCTGGTATCCAAGCAGCGAAGAAGACGTGGGACTTGATTCCACTGTGTCACCCTTTGCTACTGACTAAAGTAGAAGTACAACTTGAAGCCATTGAGTCTGAAAACAAGGTTCGTATCGAATCGGTATGTAAGCTTGCAGGTAAGACAGGCGTAGAAATGGAAGCGCTAACGGCTGCTTCTGTTGCTGCACTGACGATTTACGATATGTGTAAAGCTGTTCAGAAAGACATTGTTATCGAGAACGTACGCCTGTTAGAGAAGACGGGTGGTAAGTCAGGTCACTTTAAGGTGGAATCATGA
- the moaB gene encoding molybdenum cofactor biosynthesis protein B, with amino-acid sequence MGHAESKFQAANIAVLTVSDTRTEENDTSGGYLAEHAKEAGHNVVDKQIVIDDMYKIRAIVSQWIADESVQAIMITGGTGFTSRDSTPEALKPLFDKEVEGFGELFRQVSYEEIGTSTIQSRAIAGFANHTVIFAMPGSTGACRTGWTKIIKQQMDASHRPCNFMPHLSV; translated from the coding sequence ATGGGTCACGCAGAAAGCAAATTTCAAGCAGCAAACATCGCAGTACTAACCGTTTCAGATACTCGTACAGAAGAAAATGACACGTCAGGTGGTTACCTAGCTGAGCATGCTAAAGAAGCAGGCCACAACGTGGTTGATAAGCAAATCGTTATCGATGACATGTACAAGATCCGTGCGATCGTATCTCAGTGGATTGCTGACGAAAGCGTTCAAGCGATTATGATCACTGGCGGTACGGGCTTCACATCTCGTGACAGCACGCCTGAAGCACTTAAGCCACTATTCGACAAAGAAGTAGAAGGCTTTGGTGAGCTATTCCGTCAAGTGTCTTACGAAGAGATTGGTACATCGACGATTCAATCTCGTGCGATTGCGGGTTTTGCTAACCACACGGTTATCTTTGCGATGCCTGGTTCTACAGGTGCATGCCGCACAGGTTGGACTAAGATCATCAAGCAACAGATGGATGCGAGTCACCGTCCTTGTAATTTCATGCCACATCTTTCTGTATAA
- the moaA gene encoding GTP 3',8-cyclase MoaA translates to MAQQFEDRFHRKFYYLRLSVTDVCNFKCTYCLPDGYKPSGQKNSSFLSVPEIKRIVKAFADCGTSKIRITGGEPSLRKDFPEIIHTVASTPGIEKVATTTNGYRMEKQVGQWRDAGLTHINVSVDSLDSRMFHQITGENKFTEVMRGIDKAFEVGYEQVKVNVVLMKDLNSQELPAFLNWIKDKPIQLRFIELMKTGEMDELFDKHHVSGVAIRNQLIANGWLLKVKAVNDGPAQVFVHPDYKGEIGLIMPYEKDFCESCNRLRVSATGKLHLCLFGDHGVELRDLIQEDQQEQELIDRIQAQLQTKSVSHFLHDGNSGMTPNLASIGG, encoded by the coding sequence GTGGCGCAACAATTCGAAGATAGATTCCATCGCAAGTTTTATTACTTGCGCTTGTCGGTTACAGACGTCTGTAACTTTAAATGTACTTACTGCTTGCCAGATGGTTATAAACCGTCAGGGCAAAAAAACTCGTCTTTTTTAAGTGTTCCCGAGATCAAACGTATTGTTAAAGCGTTTGCAGATTGTGGCACCTCTAAGATCCGCATTACTGGCGGAGAGCCGAGCCTGCGTAAAGACTTTCCTGAAATCATACATACTGTTGCTTCTACTCCAGGCATCGAAAAAGTAGCCACCACGACGAATGGCTACCGCATGGAGAAACAAGTAGGGCAATGGCGTGATGCTGGTTTAACCCATATAAACGTGAGCGTGGATAGCTTAGATTCACGCATGTTCCATCAGATCACTGGTGAGAATAAGTTTACTGAGGTTATGCGAGGCATTGATAAAGCGTTTGAGGTTGGCTATGAACAAGTCAAAGTCAACGTTGTATTGATGAAAGACCTCAACAGTCAGGAATTACCAGCCTTCCTTAATTGGATCAAAGACAAACCTATTCAATTACGTTTTATCGAGCTGATGAAAACCGGCGAGATGGACGAGTTGTTCGATAAACATCATGTTTCTGGCGTTGCGATTCGCAATCAGCTTATTGCTAACGGTTGGCTGTTAAAAGTCAAAGCTGTTAACGATGGCCCAGCACAAGTGTTTGTCCACCCAGATTACAAGGGTGAAATTGGTTTGATCATGCCTTACGAGAAAGACTTCTGTGAGAGTTGTAACCGACTGCGTGTTTCTGCGACCGGTAAACTTCACCTATGTCTGTTTGGCGACCACGGTGTTGAACTGAGAGATCTGATTCAAGAAGATCAGCAAGAGCAAGAGCTTATTGATCGAATTCAGGCTCAGCTTCAAACCAAGTCCGTTAGCCACTTCTTGCATGATGGCAACAGCGGCATGACTCCAAACTTGGCGTCAATCGGCGGTTAA
- a CDS encoding YvcK family protein: MNIYSSKKVVAIGGGHGLGRMLAALKDFGSNATGIVATTDNGGSTGRIRDCQGGIAWGDTRNCINQLITEPSISSMMFEYRFRGQGELDGHNLGNLMLTALDNLSVRPLEAINLIRNMLKVDVNIVPMTEHPSDLTALSMDGRWVTGETNVDDMTEKLRMMDLSPEVPATKEAVAAVEQADCIVLGPGSFLTSVMPPLLLPEIGKAIAENTKAKVIFIENLSPEHGPAGKMTLQEQLEWCERTCKARKIDVVLGNAPHPELEGLWNCVTTELASPNRDWRHDRLKLQQAIRAQLA, from the coding sequence ATGAATATTTACTCTTCAAAGAAAGTCGTAGCAATCGGTGGGGGCCATGGCTTAGGTCGTATGCTAGCTGCATTAAAAGACTTTGGTAGCAATGCGACTGGCATTGTTGCAACAACAGATAATGGTGGTTCCACCGGGAGAATTCGAGACTGCCAAGGTGGTATTGCTTGGGGAGATACTCGTAACTGTATCAACCAATTAATCACAGAACCTTCGATCAGTTCGATGATGTTTGAATATCGCTTTCGCGGTCAGGGTGAACTCGATGGTCACAACTTAGGTAACCTAATGCTAACGGCGCTAGACAACCTTTCCGTTCGCCCATTGGAAGCAATTAACCTAATTCGAAATATGCTCAAGGTCGATGTCAATATCGTCCCGATGACCGAGCACCCTTCTGATCTCACGGCGCTATCAATGGACGGTCGTTGGGTAACTGGCGAAACTAACGTTGATGACATGACAGAAAAGCTGCGAATGATGGACTTATCTCCAGAAGTACCGGCAACCAAAGAAGCTGTTGCTGCAGTTGAGCAAGCAGACTGCATTGTCCTTGGACCAGGAAGCTTTTTAACCAGTGTGATGCCCCCTCTTCTCCTTCCTGAGATTGGGAAAGCCATCGCAGAGAACACCAAGGCTAAGGTTATCTTCATTGAAAACCTTTCGCCAGAGCATGGCCCTGCAGGAAAAATGACGCTTCAAGAACAGTTGGAATGGTGCGAACGTACCTGCAAAGCGAGAAAAATTGATGTTGTGCTGGGTAATGCGCCGCACCCTGAACTTGAAGGGCTTTGGAACTGCGTGACCACCGAACTTGCCTCTCCTAATCGAGATTGGCGACACGACCGTTTAAAGCTTCAACAAGCGATTCGAGCTCAACTGGCTTAG
- the luxU gene encoding quorum-sensing phosphorelay protein LuxU, which produces MTKVLNQQKVDELAGEIGQENVPVLLEIFLGELKGYYEHLEINKASDTSKYLADISHALKSSAASFGADSLCSFAISLDAKVKQALPVTDVDFQDMQELLLSTYTEYQQLMTDL; this is translated from the coding sequence ATGACGAAAGTATTAAATCAGCAAAAAGTTGATGAGCTCGCCGGTGAAATAGGGCAAGAGAATGTGCCAGTTTTGCTGGAAATCTTCTTAGGTGAGTTGAAAGGCTACTACGAACATCTAGAGATAAATAAAGCGTCGGATACATCTAAGTACTTGGCTGATATAAGCCATGCACTTAAGAGCAGCGCAGCAAGTTTTGGTGCGGATTCTTTGTGTAGTTTTGCGATTAGCTTAGACGCAAAAGTGAAACAAGCGTTACCCGTGACAGACGTTGATTTTCAAGATATGCAAGAACTTCTGTTATCAACGTACACGGAATATCAGCAGTTGATGACGGATCTCTAA
- the luxO gene encoding quorum-sensing sigma-54 dependent transcriptional regulator LuxO codes for MQSKTLDNKSKYLLMVEDTASVAALYRSYLTPLEIDINIVGTGRDAIESLNHRIPDLILLDLRLPDMTGMDVLFAVKQKYPEVPVIFMTAHGSIDTAVEAMRHGSQDFLIKPCEADRLRITVNNAIRKATKLKNSSEHPGNQNYQGFIGSSQTMQQVYRTIDSAASSKASIFITGESGTGKEVCAEAIHAASKRGDKPFIAINCAAIPKDLIESELFGHVKGAFTGAATDRQGAAELADGGTLFLDELCEMDLELQTKLLRFIQTGTFQKVGSSKMKSVDVRFVCATNRDPWKEVQEGRFREDLYYRLYVIPLHLPPLRERGEDVIEIAYSLLGYMSVEEGKAFVRFAQEVLDRFNQYEWPGNVRQLQNVLRNVVVLNNGKEITLNMLPPPLNQPIENSLRLKEKQNEDITVKDIFPLWITEKTAIEQAIKACDGNIPRAAGFLDVSPSTIYRKLQTWNAKQ; via the coding sequence ATGCAATCAAAAACGCTAGATAACAAATCGAAGTATTTGTTGATGGTAGAGGATACCGCTTCGGTAGCAGCTTTATATCGCTCGTATCTTACACCGCTCGAAATTGATATCAACATTGTCGGCACTGGCCGCGATGCAATCGAGAGTTTGAATCATCGAATCCCAGACCTTATTTTATTAGATCTACGTCTGCCTGACATGACGGGTATGGACGTGCTATTTGCTGTAAAACAAAAATACCCTGAAGTTCCGGTTATCTTCATGACGGCTCACGGTTCTATCGATACCGCCGTAGAAGCCATGCGTCATGGTTCTCAAGATTTCCTTATCAAGCCGTGTGAAGCCGACCGACTCCGTATTACGGTGAACAACGCGATCCGCAAAGCCACCAAACTTAAAAACAGCTCGGAACACCCGGGAAACCAAAATTACCAAGGTTTTATTGGTAGCAGCCAAACCATGCAGCAGGTTTACCGAACTATCGACTCTGCAGCATCGAGTAAAGCCAGTATTTTCATCACGGGTGAAAGTGGTACGGGTAAAGAGGTATGTGCAGAAGCTATTCATGCGGCGAGCAAGCGTGGTGACAAGCCTTTCATCGCGATTAACTGTGCGGCTATCCCTAAAGATCTAATTGAAAGTGAGCTATTTGGCCACGTTAAAGGCGCCTTTACCGGTGCTGCAACTGATCGTCAAGGTGCCGCTGAACTGGCTGATGGCGGAACACTATTCCTTGATGAATTGTGCGAAATGGACTTAGAGCTGCAAACCAAGCTGCTGCGCTTTATCCAAACCGGTACTTTTCAAAAAGTTGGCTCTTCGAAGATGAAGAGTGTCGATGTTCGTTTCGTATGTGCAACCAACCGTGACCCTTGGAAAGAAGTACAAGAAGGTCGCTTTAGAGAAGATTTATACTATCGTTTATACGTGATTCCATTGCACCTGCCGCCATTGCGCGAGCGCGGTGAAGATGTAATCGAGATTGCGTACTCGTTACTAGGTTACATGTCGGTTGAGGAAGGTAAGGCGTTTGTGCGTTTTGCTCAGGAAGTGCTTGATCGCTTTAATCAATATGAGTGGCCGGGTAACGTTCGTCAGCTACAAAACGTATTACGGAACGTGGTGGTATTGAATAACGGCAAAGAGATTACTCTCAACATGCTTCCACCACCATTGAACCAACCGATTGAAAACAGCTTGCGCTTGAAAGAGAAGCAGAACGAAGACATCACGGTAAAAGATATTTTTCCATTGTGGATCACTGAGAAGACGGCTATCGAACAGGCCATAAAAGCGTGTGACGGCAACATTCCCCGCGCGGCCGGTTTCTTAGATGTCAGTCCATCGACGATATACCGTAAGTTGCAAACGTGGAATGCGAAGCAGTAA
- the uvrB gene encoding excinuclease ABC subunit UvrB, protein MSKLFDLVSDYSPSGDQPTAITRLLDGLDSGLAHQTLLGVTGSGKTFTLANVISQSQRPAILLAPNKTLAAQLYGEMKSFFPNNSVEYFVSYYDYYQPEAYVPTTDTFIEKDASINAHIEQMRLSATKALLERKDAIIVASVSAIYGLGDPKSYLKMMLHLSRGEVMDQRDILRRLAELQYSRNDVAFERGQFRVRGEVIDIFPAESDQDAVRIEMFDDEVDCISIFDPLTGAVKQRDLPRFTVYPKTHYVTPREKILEAIEKIKDELRDRAQYLKDNNKLLEEQRISQRTQFDIEMMTELGFCSGIENYSRYLSGRAEGEAPPTLFDYLPDDGLLIIDESHVTVPQIGAMYKGDRSRKETLVEFGFRLPSALDNRPMKFEEFESIAPQTIFVSATPGNYEIEKSDGEIADQVVRPTGLLDPIIEVRPVATQVDDLLSEIRIRSVKEERVLVTTLTKRMAEDLTEYLSEHGVKVRYLHSDIDTVERVEIIRDLRLGEFDVLVGINLLREGLDMPEVSLVAILDADKEGFLRSERSLIQTIGRAARNLEGRAILYGDSITKSMRKAIDETDRRREKQQAYNEEQGITPQALKRNIKDIMELGDLTKSKQQRQSKQVPLSKVAEPSESYAVLTPQQLDKEISKLEAAMYQHAQNLEFELAAQKRDEIEQLRKQFITNS, encoded by the coding sequence ATGAGTAAACTCTTTGACTTGGTATCGGACTATAGCCCGTCCGGTGACCAGCCGACAGCGATAACCAGATTACTAGATGGATTAGATTCTGGTTTGGCACATCAAACTCTATTAGGGGTAACGGGCTCTGGTAAAACCTTTACTCTTGCCAACGTCATTTCTCAATCTCAAAGACCAGCAATCTTGTTAGCGCCTAACAAAACGTTGGCAGCTCAACTTTATGGCGAGATGAAATCTTTCTTTCCGAATAACTCCGTTGAGTACTTTGTTTCTTACTACGATTATTACCAACCGGAAGCCTACGTTCCAACCACGGATACCTTTATCGAGAAAGATGCGTCGATAAATGCTCATATTGAGCAAATGAGACTTTCAGCGACCAAAGCTTTGTTAGAAAGAAAAGATGCCATTATTGTTGCGTCTGTATCGGCTATCTACGGTCTTGGTGATCCTAAATCTTATTTGAAGATGATGCTGCATTTGAGTCGTGGTGAGGTGATGGATCAGCGAGACATCCTACGCCGCTTGGCTGAGCTGCAATATTCGAGAAACGATGTCGCATTTGAACGTGGTCAGTTCCGTGTTCGTGGTGAGGTGATTGATATCTTCCCAGCAGAATCTGACCAAGATGCGGTTCGAATTGAAATGTTCGATGACGAAGTGGACTGCATTAGTATTTTTGATCCTCTGACTGGTGCGGTGAAACAAAGAGACTTACCGCGTTTTACAGTTTATCCAAAAACTCACTATGTCACCCCAAGAGAGAAGATCCTTGAGGCGATTGAGAAGATTAAGGATGAGTTGCGCGATAGGGCTCAATATTTAAAAGACAACAACAAGCTTCTCGAAGAACAGCGTATTTCTCAAAGAACTCAGTTTGATATCGAGATGATGACGGAGTTGGGTTTCTGTTCCGGTATCGAAAACTATTCACGATACTTGAGCGGCCGTGCGGAAGGGGAAGCGCCTCCAACCTTATTTGATTACCTGCCTGATGATGGTTTGCTGATCATTGATGAGTCACATGTAACTGTGCCGCAAATTGGCGCCATGTATAAAGGTGACCGCTCTCGTAAAGAAACTTTGGTTGAGTTTGGCTTTAGGTTACCTTCTGCGTTGGATAACCGTCCGATGAAATTTGAAGAGTTCGAATCGATCGCGCCACAAACCATTTTTGTGTCGGCCACGCCGGGTAATTATGAGATTGAGAAATCAGATGGTGAGATTGCTGATCAAGTGGTGCGTCCTACTGGTCTGTTAGACCCAATCATCGAAGTAAGACCTGTCGCGACTCAGGTGGATGACTTGCTGTCTGAAATCAGAATCCGTTCAGTGAAAGAAGAGCGCGTATTGGTCACTACGTTGACTAAACGAATGGCAGAAGACTTAACCGAATACCTTAGTGAGCATGGTGTTAAGGTTCGTTACTTGCACTCAGATATCGATACCGTGGAGCGTGTAGAGATCATTCGAGACCTACGTTTGGGCGAGTTCGACGTGTTAGTGGGCATTAACTTACTTCGAGAAGGTCTGGATATGCCGGAAGTATCGCTGGTGGCGATTCTTGATGCTGATAAAGAGGGTTTCTTACGTTCTGAGCGTTCTCTGATTCAAACCATTGGTCGTGCTGCGCGTAACTTGGAAGGTCGAGCGATCCTTTATGGTGATTCGATTACTAAGTCGATGAGAAAAGCGATTGATGAAACCGATCGTCGTCGTGAGAAGCAGCAAGCCTACAATGAAGAGCAAGGCATCACGCCGCAAGCGTTGAAACGTAATATCAAAGACATTATGGAGCTGGGTGATCTAACCAAGTCGAAGCAGCAGCGCCAATCGAAGCAAGTTCCTCTATCTAAGGTTGCAGAGCCTTCTGAAAGTTATGCTGTACTTACACCGCAACAGCTTGATAAAGAGATCAGCAAGCTAGAAGCTGCGATGTATCAGCATGCTCAGAACCTAGAATTTGAATTGGCAGCACAGAAGCGTGATGAAATTGAGCAGCTAAGAAAGCAGTTTATTACCAACAGCTAA